AACTACGAAAACTCGTTAGACTACGCAAAACAACTAGATAAAGAAGATTCATTAGCATATTTACGTGATGAATTTCATATTCCTAAAGATAATAACGGTAACGATTGGTTATATTTTACAGGAAACTCATTAGGATTACAACATAAACAAACTCAAAAATACATTCAACAAGAACTTGACGATTGGGCAAAGTATGGAGTGGAAGGACACTTTGAAGCTAAAAATCCTTGGATGCCATATCATGAGTTTTTAACCGATAAAATGGCCAAAATTGTAGGAGCAAAACCATTAGAAGTTGTAGTAATGAATACTCTAACTACCAATCTTCATTTGTTGATGGTTTCGTTTTACCAACCTACCCAAAAGAAATACAAAATAGTAATAGAAAGTGATGCTTTCCCTTCAGATAGATATGCAGTACAATCTCAATTAAAGTTTCATGGAATTGATCCAAACAAAGGATTGATAGAATGGAAACCAAGAGAAGGTGAAGAATTATTAAATATTAAAGATTTAGAGCAAATTGTTGAGGAAAACGGTGATGAAATTGCACTGCTATTAATTGGTGGAGTAAATTACTATACAGGACAATATTTAGATCTTAAACGAATTGCCGAAATCGGACACGCAAAAGACTGTGTTGTTGGAATTGATTTAGCTCATGGAGCGGGAAATATCAATCCAGATCTTCATGAAAGTGGAGTTGATTTTGCTGCTTGGTGTACCTATAAATATTTAAACTCTGGTCCTGGAAGTTTATCAGGTTTATTCGTACACGAAAAACATGCTCATAATAAAGATTTACCGCGTTTTGCGGGTTGGTGGAATCATAATAAAGATACTCGATTTAATATGCGTCAACCATTTGATGTTATGCCGGGAGCAGAAGGTTGGCAGTTATCGAATCCACCGATTTTATCCATGGCTGCAATTCGTTCTTCATTAGATTTATTTGATAAAGTAGGAATGGAAGCTCTGAGAAATAAGTCAGAAAGATTAACTGGATATTTCGAATATCTAATTAATGAAATTGATACGGATAGAATAAAAATTATTACACCTTCTAATCCTAAAGAAAGAGGATGTCAATTGTCTATTCAAGTTAAAAATGCAGACAAAAGTTTACACAAGAAACTTACGGAAAGTAATATCATTACTGATTGGAGAGAGCCAGATGTAATCCGTTGTGCACCTGTGCCAATGTATAATAGTTTTGAAGATGTGTTTCGAATGGTTTCAATATTAAAAACACTTCTATAAATGGGAAAACGTATTCTTTTACTAATAATTTCAACATTCACTTTAGCCAGTTTTTCTCAAAGTAAATATGAGAG
This genomic window from Tenacibaculum sp. 190524A05c contains:
- the kynU gene encoding kynureninase; its protein translation is MNYENSLDYAKQLDKEDSLAYLRDEFHIPKDNNGNDWLYFTGNSLGLQHKQTQKYIQQELDDWAKYGVEGHFEAKNPWMPYHEFLTDKMAKIVGAKPLEVVVMNTLTTNLHLLMVSFYQPTQKKYKIVIESDAFPSDRYAVQSQLKFHGIDPNKGLIEWKPREGEELLNIKDLEQIVEENGDEIALLLIGGVNYYTGQYLDLKRIAEIGHAKDCVVGIDLAHGAGNINPDLHESGVDFAAWCTYKYLNSGPGSLSGLFVHEKHAHNKDLPRFAGWWNHNKDTRFNMRQPFDVMPGAEGWQLSNPPILSMAAIRSSLDLFDKVGMEALRNKSERLTGYFEYLINEIDTDRIKIITPSNPKERGCQLSIQVKNADKSLHKKLTESNIITDWREPDVIRCAPVPMYNSFEDVFRMVSILKTLL